GCGGACTGCATGATGGCACTGGCACCGAGAGCTTCAATGTATGGGATGGCGCTGCGAGTTGAGACCCGGATCTTTAGTCCATGCATGTCTTCAGGCGTCCGTACGGGTTTGTCGCGAGTAAGAAGCATCGGCGCATCATTGGACCAGAGTCCCAAAACCTTCGCTTCGTATTCCGCCTCCAAAATCGACCGGGCACGCTGCAAGGCCTCAGTGCATTCAATTGCGGTCTTGCAGACACCTGGAAAGCTGATGAGATCGGTCTTCGGGAAAAGATCAGCAGTATAGGCAGGGATGATAAGAGCAATATCGGATACCCCGCTGAGCAAAATTGAGTACTGCGCTGGTGCCGACGAGTTCAGCGCTCCTGCGGGGTACTGCCGAACAGTCAATTTTCCACCCGAAAACTTCTCCAGTTGCTGCGACAGTGGTGTAAACATGCCGTCATTTAGGACATGACCCGCCGACAAAAAATGCGCCAACGACAATTCTCTGATCTCAGATTTTTCTCCACATCCACCCGTAAATAGAAGCACAAGCACCAAAATAAACCTGCGTCTCATATCCGTTACTGTAAGTTTATTTAGAGCTGTCAGAGGGCGAAGCAGATACATGCAGAGTCAATATATCTATGTCATGAAACTGGCGATGTCTGACCGAGGTGGCCAAATGTCTCAGGAGACGAAGAGAGACATCGTGCTCCATTTGAGTTACCTCAACACGATCATCAATCCAGTCCAATTTATCCTGTAGATTCAGTTCGTCGCTACCATCCGCGCCGACCCTGAATTCCAGTATGGCTCCGTTATCTTTCTTGCTTGCCGTCAGACGTAGCACTCGCCGCTCAGCATTTCGAGTTGCATCTGTCTCACCCAATTCATCCCTTGACTGCAGAAGTGTAAGCAACGCCTCCTCAGTTGCAGCTTCCATCCGCTCTAGGATTGAAGTCAATCCTCGACGAACTACGAACTCCCGAAGAAACTCTTGGATCCGGGGTAGTTCATCCATATCAAGCTTTCCTCGGATTCGACTCTTCCGCCTTGAGACCAATGCGGTGAGCAGAAGTGCTACCAACCCGCCTGTAGTTAAACCATTACTTAAAATTCCGCCTGCTAACTCTGCAAGGTAATAGGAAGAAATCAAATCAAACTCAAACGCGATACCGACCCAAAAGGAGACACCGGCAATCAGACCATTCCGCGGATTGTCCTCCATACTCTTTACAACTTCTCGGAACCCAACCGCAAACAGGGTAGCCATGACCACGGTGATCGCAGCGGCTACAACCGACGGGGGAATTGCAAGGACGATCGCAAGTGCCTTGGGCAAGAAGGCCAGAATCAATAGGACCAATCCAGCCGTGGTCGCGGTAACTCGTGCAGCGACACCAGTGATTTCGACAGCCGCGACGGCCCCCGCATGAGGTGTATTGGGCATCGTTCCCAGGAGACCTGCCAACAGATTTCCAACTCCTTCCGCCGCTATGGAACGTTGTACCGCTCGATAATTTACCGCTTGGGTACGGCGCCGGGCTAAACGCTGAGCCGAGATCACAATGGCAATTGACTTGGTCGAACCGACCAATGCTACAAAGAGAAAAGCGGGCAATAAAGCCCAAAAAGCGGTGTCAAAACGAAGGTTCATTACAGGAGGAAATCCGGAGGGTATACCAATCCAGCCAGCATCAACTACACGTTCGACATCGTAGATTCCAAAGTATCCACCGACTAGAGAACCGACAACGATACCGGCAGCCGGTGCCCATAGGCGCATGATCCCGCGCCCCCTGAGTGCCATGATCAAGATGACGCAAATCGTGACGCCTGCACTCAGTGTCCCCACGTATGTAGGAGCTCCCGATGGCACCTCGTTAAGCATGTTGAAGAGGATCGGCATCACAGTGACGGGAAGGAGCATGATCATGGTTCCCGTGATGACAGGGGTGAGAATTCTGTGCAACAACGAGAGACGCATAGACAGCACTACCTGGGCAAGGGCCGTAACGACGACCAATGTGGCGAGCAGCCCCGCCCCACCCCGTAACAGAGCATCTGCACAAACGGCGATAAAAATCGCCGAACTCACATGGGTCAAAGCATGTCCCGAACCAATTTGACCAACCCGCTTACTCTGCAGGATCGCGGAAATACCACACGCCAAAACCGAGGCAAACACTGCCCAGGAGATGAGTTCCTCGGCACCTCCCGCTCGAAACACAATTGTTGGCAACAACACCACTCCGTTGATGGCCAGAGCAACAAGCTGCAAGCCGAGCCCCAAGGCGAGTGTCTTTGGAATCTGGTCGTCAGCTTCATAGTATAGCTTCCCCTCAGATCCAAGGTTCGAGCGCTTAACGCGAACTCCTTTATTAGTCAAAATTGATGGATTCTTTACCTTCATCCATACATGGCGTTCGGCAAAAAGGTCGCAAGTCGGGGCATCAGTGCAATCAGAATCAACGCCACGCCCATCGCGAGCCAGAATGGAATGATACCGCGAAACATCGTGTTTACTGGCACATCGGGGGCTACGCCCTTTACCACGAAGATATTCAATCCAACTGGAGGCGATATCAAGCCCATTTCAAGTGTAATGACGATCATGATACCAAACCAAATCATATCAACTCCTAAGGACTCGAGAATCGGTTGAACTAGGGGAACAGTCAGCACGAGCATGGCAAAACCGTCAAGAAAGGTACCCAATACAACGAACATTAAAAGAACTATTGCAGCTACCTGAGCACCCGAAAAACCCTGTTCTCCAACCCACTCAGATGCGACGAATGCGATTCCAGTGAATCCGAGGAAAACCTTGAAAACAAACGCGCCTAACAGAACGAGGAAGGCTATACCGCTCGCCTTGAGCGTTGCACGGACTGTTTCGGCCATAGTCTTCCTGTTCAACCTGCGCCGCACTATTGCAGCGACCAATGTAAGTAGCGCTCCTACCCCCGCCGCTTCGACGGCTGAAAAGATGCCGGCATAAATACCACCGATGGTCACGATGATGATACAGAGGATCCAAAATGCTCTCGCAGTAATCCTAAGGCTTTCCCGCCATGGAATCGATACCCTGACCTGAGGAGCTTTATGCGGATTGAATTGCACGACGATCCGGACTACGAAAACAAACAAGAGTGTTAGCAGAATTCCAGGTATTACCCCGGCCATGAATAGACGTCCGATACTTTCTTCGGTAATGATCCCATAGATGACCAGTCCTGCGGACGGTGGGATCAGTATGCCGAGTGTTCCCCCGGCAGCAATGGCACCGGTAGCCAACGAGTCATCGTACTTGTACCGTTGCATCTCTGGAAGAGAAACGCGACCCATAGTCATTGCAGCTGCTAAGGACGACCCCGAAAGGGCCGAGAATCCTGCACACGCAATGATTGAAGCCGACGCAAGACTGCCTCGGAAACGTCCAAACCATGTATGGGCAGCTCGGTAGATATCTTGGCTCATCCCAGAGACCGCAGCCAGATTCCCCATTAATATGAACAGTGGGAGTATCGTAAGAGGGTATCGAGAAGCGACCGCGAATATTTCTCCAGCTACGACTGGCACCGCGGCGGTAGGACGAATCAGGATGATTCCTGCGGCTCCCACGATCAGCATTGCCAGCCCTGCAGGCACACGAATGAAAAGCAGGACGAGCAGTGCACCAAAAGCTACTAGGGCAATTCCCGTGCCGTCAATCATTCGGGTGGTTCATTAGGATCCTCTGTATTCCATGAAGCAAGCCCAAGGACCGCTTGGGATGTGAGCAACAATCCGTAAACTGCAAGCGATGCTCCCAAAATAAAATAGAATGGTGCGTGAGGGATTGAAACGCTGCTGGTCGCAGCACCACAGGGAAGGCCGCAACTCCCATGGGAAAACAGGGCAAACGCAGCCATTGCCGTCACTCCAACGCCAAGAAGACGAGCAATCAAATCTGTGACTCTAGTGATCGGCCGGCCCCAAATACGTGCGATCAAATTCACACAAACGTGAGCCCCCTCCCCTGCACCATAAGCGATCGCCGCCGACACCACGACCGTAAGTGACATCGTGGAAAGATCCTCAGCCCAGATGAGTGAATCATTCAGAATGTAGCGCCAGAAGACTTCGGCCACCGTGACTCCCAAAAGCACCGTAAGCGCTGCACCGCCGACAATCCCGAAGCCTGTAATCAAAAGCCGGCAATACCCCTCCAATCGCGTGATACTGGAAATGTGGTTTTCGAAAATTCTCATGTTTCCTATCGTAATGATTCGGCCGACACCTTATCTCGAGACATACCTGATTTCCACTATTGCTACCAAGTACGGCGACACTGAGCCAATAACCGAGTAACAAATCAGGAACGCTTTCGTCTGCCCGGGAAAACCAACCTTGACTTGCATCCTAGTTCGTTCAAACAAGTGAGTCAACCACCATCGATTTACCTCAGCTTCTCCAAATTCAGGTAACTATTACCTGAGCATCAAGATAAAACTGGTTCAGAGTATATAACCGGCTTACATGCCTCCATATGCTTCATTAAAAAGGCGTTGATATAATATACATTCGCGTTGTTGAATATTATCCGATGCTGTCAACCTTGGAAGAAGCAAGTTCAATCAGGCCGGATTCCGACTCGCCACTGAGGTAATTGAACCGAATATCACAAAATAGAGATCACCTGATTGGCATCTCTCCACACCGTCCGTTTAGGGTTCTGGGACGCATTATTTGGAACCTTTCAAACTACTGAGACTACCTTTTCAAGGTGTTTGCCTCCACAAATTGAGGCTGTTGAATAAAAGCGTTCAAACTTCGGAGGAGGATTTTTCAAGGGTCATGATGGATGATTGCGAAGATTTTGGGGTGATTCCACCGTCACCCCTGCCTGAACCTGGTGTTTCAGGCAGGCAAATATTCCCGTTCTTCCCCTAAGTTTAACCGGGGGACATAGCGATCCTCGGGAATCGTTTCAAATTGTGTGCGATCGCCTCCATCACATGCTCTGCATGCACCTTCTGCAGTCCTTTCAGTTGCGTACTCCCTGAGTCAAACCATCGCTTCAGGCTCCCAAAGGTCCGTTCCACGACCCAGCGCTTGCGGCTGATCTCGCGGTTCTGCGCCGCTTGAACAGCCGTCATCGGACGATTCCGATAGCCCTTGTGCATGATCCGAGATCGACTCCCACAGGCCACCAAAAATTCATCATTCGCCTTGCTTTTGTACCCCTTGTCCGCCAAGACTTCCTGGCGGTGTGGCGTATCAACCTTCTGGATCAAGGGCACCAAGCCCCTACTGTCATGCTCATTGGCCGGGGTCGTATGCACGGCCAGAATCATGCCCGCCTCGTCCGTTGCTACATGCTTCTTATACCCGTAGATGATCTTGTTGCGCTTTCTCACCCACCGACCGTCATGATCTGCATTCGGATGGGTCTGTTGCTTGGTCGCATGATAAACCACCTCATCTCGAACCTCCTCCGGGTCGCGCTCGGTCCGATCCTCCGCCACGGCCATGCGACCACCTCCCTTCGGAGAATACGGGCTCTCGGTCAGACTCGTATCCACTATCGCCCCCACCGTGACCGCCATCCCACGTGCACGCAATTGATCGTTGACCGTCTCCAGTAAACGATCCCAGGCTCCCACCGAAACCAATCGCGTGCGAAAACGACTGATCGTGCTGTGGTCCGGTACCGTATCCTCGATCGCTAACCCACAAAAATGCCGCGCAGACAACGTGTCCCACACGTATAACTCCAGCTCCCGATCCGATAACTTGTGCCATTGGCCGACCAAGAGCATCTTGAACAACAACAGCGGACCGTATGCCTTCTGGCCACGGACACGCTTCCCCACAGGGTAATCCTCCACCAGCTGATGACGCATCGTCTCCCAGTTCATCACCTTGTTTAATTCCACATAAAACGACCGCCTCGCGGCCGCTGCATCTATATAATGTTGACCAAAACTCATCTGGACGGTATGGGGCTTGAAATGACCGGACATACCCAAATCTACAAACTCAAATCACACAAACTCAACAATATTCGGTAGTTTTGTGCAACAGTCTCAAATTATGTTTCAGTATTATCTTGCCGAGACTCATGATTGAATATTCCCAAAGAATCTCCATAATCTAGTCTGGACATTTTTCGTGCAAACTCATGATGAATAAACTATACACGCCTGTACTGATATTGCTTCTGTCAACAAGCCTCGCCTCAGCACAGTCGGTTATTTCCGGTCGCGTTTCTAACGAGGATGGGGAAGCATTGAGTGGTGCCAACATTTTGATTGAATCGCTTGAGATTGGTACATCTACAGATTTCGAGGGAAACTACAGTCTTCAGGTTCCATCAACTCACTTGGGACAGATACTGATACTGACAGCTCGATTTGTTGGCTACAGGAATCAAACCCGCGAAATCACCGTGGAGGGGGATACAATGACTGTGGACTTTGTACTGAGAACCGATCTTCTTCAACTTGATGATCTGGTGGTCATGTCCCGAAATAGGGAAGAATTACTCCAGGATGTTCCGTTGGCGATTTCAGCTTTCTCAGGTAGGGATTTAGAGTCTCGGCAGATCGAGACGACCGATCGCCTTGGTCAGATCATCCCCAACCTTATCTACAATCATTCTGGTGCTCTCGCAGGGACAAAATCCGCGGCACAAATCTACATCCGGGGCGTAGGGCAGCGTGACTATCTGCCAGTGACAGATCCTGGCGTCGCGCTTTATGTGGATGGAATATACATGCCGCGTACCGTGGGCGCAATACTGGACCTTGTTGATTTGGAGCGTGTCGAGGTATTGCGCGGGCCGCAGGGAACTCTTTTCGGGCGCAATGCTGTGGGCGGTGCCATATCCGTACACTCCAGAAGGCCCGATGCGGAAGCCCAAAAAAGCATCCGAGCGCAGTTTGGTGATGATCGCATGATCAATCTGACCGCGTCGGCAAACGGTGCACTGAAAGATGGACTATTTGGAGGTATCGTCCTAGCCCTCAGAAACCGGGAAGGATACGTGAAACGTGTCCACGATGGACTGGATATGGGAAACGACAACTTACTTGCAGCCCGTAGCACAATCATGTGGCATCCATCAGAAACCTTGGAGATCTTTGCTACCGGCGACTATTCTCGCAGACGAGAGAATGGAGCCCCAACCGTGAATGGTGGCGTGAATGATAAGCAAGCATTTGCGACAATGGGCAATGTCGCTTTGCCCGGCTGCACCGCGATCAGGATCAATCCCAACTTCCCCGAGAGCGGACCGCCAACATTCCCTCCACCAGGAAATGGTGCAAACGGAGCTGAAGGCTGCTATGGGCCCGACAGCTTTGCCGGAGAATATGTCTCGGAAGGCACTTTCCCTGTTTTTTCCGACATTGACGCTTGGGGGGCCAGTGCTCAAATCTCTTGGTCAATTGGCAAGCAAATTACGTTACTGTCTCTTACCGGCTACAGGGGGTTAGACATGGTAATTTCCCGTGATGCCGATAATACGCCAGCGAATATCTTACAGAATGAGAATGTAGTTAAATCCAGCCAACTCAGCCAGGAAATACGACTTAGTGGTGTTGGCCTTAATAATCGTATGCACTGGCAAACTGGTCTTTATCTTGCCGACGAGGTAGGGTTTTCGCGGACTTCGCTAGTGCTTCCAACTGGCTCATTTGACAGTAACTGGGATCTGGGCTACACCTCAATCGCAGGGTTTGCTCAGGCTACAACCAACCTGATTGCTGGACTTTCTCTGACAGCCGGCGCACGCTACACAAGAGACTATAAGAGCGTGTTACCAGATGTATTCGCGCTAGGTGATGCATCGCAAGGCAGACGAAGTATCCATGCCCCCACATGGCCGTTACTAAAGGGAATCTATCGTCCAATTACCGGGGCCATGAATCCTGGAGATCGTATGCTTCCGAACAGAAAGTTTACCAGGGATTTTGATGCGCTGACCGCCATGGCGAATCTTGCATATAAGTTTAGTGACAACATGATGGCCTATGTCAGCTTCACGGAGGGGTTTAAGAGCGGCGGCTTCGATGCTCGGGTCCCTACTCCCCCACCCGGCTTTGAGGCTAATTCCCCCGATGCAATGCCGACCGACTATGAGCCTGAAACACTGGACAGTTATGAAGTAGGCATTAAGTCAAATACGAGCGATGGACGTCTCAAACTGAACTTGACCCTTTTCCGCGCCGAATACGAGGATGTACAGGTCATAATCCGCCAGTCAATCAACCCCATCACGGTTAACGGAGGCTCAGCCGATCTGCAGGGTATAGAATTGGAAGGAGCTTGGGCGCCTGTTGGCGGATGGACTCTCGTGGCTAATCTGGGGTTTCTGGATGCGGAGTACGATGAACTGAGCACTGACGTTCTCGAAAGTAATACTCCAGTTCTTCCGGGTTCCAGGCTACCTAAAACTCCGCGCGCCACTCATTCGCTTGAAATTGGACGAACGCTTGATATCCGAAATCTGACGGTTGTCCCCAAGATCAACTGGACCTACATGGCATCTCAATACCACGATGCCGTAAATACCCCCCAGCTATTTCAGGAAGGATATCACCTGCTAAACGCTTCAATTAGTTTTGCAACTGCAGACGGAAAATGGGAGGTGGTGTCCGCATTCCGTAATCTCACGGACGAACGCTATCTATTAACAGGAACCTCTGCCTGGGGCACGGCAGCAGCCTACATTGAGCACGTATACGGAAGACCGTTTGAATGGTCTATATCTGCGAAGAGACTGTGGTAGAAGTGTGATTGACGACCGTCTGGAATCGCGGCACTTGACCGACCGCATGACGAATTCCGCGATGTATCACGCCCGAGGGAACACGCAAGATTCATTTCACTCGCCACGTAGTCATAAATGATCAAAAACGCTTGTAAAACAAAAGATTCCCCAGTGATCTTTTGGACTCCATTATGTATTATTCAGCACAAAATGAGCAGGTTAGGTTCTACCCAATTGATTAATTTTGGGGGCGATTGTCCAGTGGCTCCATTAGCTTACTCTGAGAAGTGGCGTGATCATAGGTGATGCGTAGAATCTTTTTTCACATCGGCAACAGAATCCAAATGCGTTCTCCAAAATTGTACTCACTGTTGTGGGCTGCAATGATCGGAAATGCCCTATTCCAGCTTTCACCGATGCAAACCTGGGCACAATCCCCTGAAACAGATCTCCCGCCTCTGATCCTTTCAAGATTGACAGGCCCGATCGAAGTGGATGGATTTGTAAACGATCCAGCCTGGGAAGAGGTGGATTCTCTGCCCTTAGTTATGTACAGTCCTGTATTTATGGGCAACATGTCTGAAAGAACAAATATTCGTGTCGCCTATGACGATAAGTACATGTATCTGGGAGCAGTGCTGTACGATAGTGATCCAGATGGAATTCGGGCAAATTCAATGTACCGAGATCGGTACAGTGGAGATGATACGGTTGCGCTCATCCTCGACACGTTTAATGACCGCCAGAATGGCCTGTGGTTCACCACCACCCCCAATAATGTTCGGATTGATATGGCCATTTCGAACGATCTGGACTCAGGTGGGCGCAGTCCGTTTGGCACAGTAATCAATATGAGCTGGGATACGTTCTGGGATTCGGCTACCCAGAGAACAGACTATGGATGGTCTGTAGAAATGCGAATCCCCTTTACAAGCTTGGGATTCCAATCCGTTGATGGCCTAGTGGAAATGGGCATGTCCGTAACTCGTCGTATTTCCAGAAAAAATGAAATCCACGAATTCCCGGCAACTCCTCCAAATTGGGATCGAGGATACGCGAAACCAAGCAGGTTTCGTAGAATCCATCTGCGTGACGTCGATGTAGGGCGCCCACTCTATATCACTCCATATGTGGCCAGCGGGATGGAAAAGTATTCGACGCTCTCAGATGATGAGACTCGGTATGATCAACCATCAAACTGGACCGGGGATGTCGGTGGAGACGTGAAATACAATCTCACCAATAACCTGACACTTGATTTAACCGTGAATACAGACTTTGCCCAGGTTGAAGCCGACGACCAGCAGGTCAACCTCACACGCTTTTCACTTTTTTTCCCGGAAAAGCGTCGGTTTTTCCAGGAACGCTCAGGCATCTTTGAGTACCGAACCGTAGGACGATCCGATAGACTTTTCAATACTCGTCAAATCGGTCTCTACGAAGGTGAAACCGTGCCCATTTATGGGGGAGCTCGTCTAGTCGGCCGCGTTGGTGAATGGGACATCGGAGTGATCAACATGCAAGCAGCCGCCGCTCATGGAAATCCTTCGGAAAACTTTGGAATCTATCGTTTGCGCAAGCAAGTCTTTAATCCCAACTCTTATGCTGGAGGTATTGCCACCACGCGCCTTGGCTCAAAAGGAAACCGAAATATTGTATATGGGCTTGATTCACAGATCAAAGTTGGAGCCAACGAATATCTGGATCTGAAATGGGCACAAACCTTTGATGAAGGTTCCTCCCGTAACGATCCAAGAGCCAATGGCTTTGCCCGGATACAAATTCAACGGCGTACCGAGGTTGGATTCTCATATCGTCTGTCTACCGCTTGGGGAGGGACAGAATTTGAACCTGGTGTTGGGTTTGTTTCGCGAACCGGTTTTGTTCAACCGTTCATTCTGGCTGGATACGGTTGGTTTGCCAGCGAGCGCTCCAAGATTCAATTCGTTCGTCCACAAGTTTTATTTGTACAATTTCTGCGCGACTCAGATGGAAGCCTTGAAACCCAAATCGCTTGGCTTGACTGGTCTCTAGATATGAAATCAGGTGATTCTCATACGTTTCAGCTAGAAGTACAAAAAGAT
This genomic stretch from Rhodothermaceae bacterium harbors:
- a CDS encoding TRAP transporter substrate-binding protein, whose translation is MYLLRPLTALNKLTVTDMRRRFILVLVLLFTGGCGEKSEIRELSLAHFLSAGHVLNDGMFTPLSQQLEKFSGGKLTVRQYPAGALNSSAPAQYSILLSGVSDIALIIPAYTADLFPKTDLISFPGVCKTAIECTEALQRARSILEAEYEAKVLGLWSNDAPMLLTRDKPVRTPEDMHGLKIRVSTRSAIPYIEALGASAIMQSATVLHQSLTTGVIDGVAVSPSGIESFQLHEPANFLTTWLPLSGLPFALLMNRGVYEALSPEEQGWIDQVADLSLSTAGADAFARSGANGLRMAKEAGVHIIDLSESEKRRFDEAIAPIRDAKLSQQMGNITVAELLSLFSGTQ
- a CDS encoding TRAP transporter large permease, with product MIDGTGIALVAFGALLVLLFIRVPAGLAMLIVGAAGIILIRPTAAVPVVAGEIFAVASRYPLTILPLFILMGNLAAVSGMSQDIYRAAHTWFGRFRGSLASASIIACAGFSALSGSSLAAAMTMGRVSLPEMQRYKYDDSLATGAIAAGGTLGILIPPSAGLVIYGIITEESIGRLFMAGVIPGILLTLLFVFVVRIVVQFNPHKAPQVRVSIPWRESLRITARAFWILCIIIVTIGGIYAGIFSAVEAAGVGALLTLVAAIVRRRLNRKTMAETVRATLKASGIAFLVLLGAFVFKVFLGFTGIAFVASEWVGEQGFSGAQVAAIVLLMFVVLGTFLDGFAMLVLTVPLVQPILESLGVDMIWFGIMIVITLEMGLISPPVGLNIFVVKGVAPDVPVNTMFRGIIPFWLAMGVALILIALMPRLATFLPNAMYG
- a CDS encoding TRAP transporter small permease, which produces MRIFENHISSITRLEGYCRLLITGFGIVGGAALTVLLGVTVAEVFWRYILNDSLIWAEDLSTMSLTVVVSAAIAYGAGEGAHVCVNLIARIWGRPITRVTDLIARLLGVGVTAMAAFALFSHGSCGLPCGAATSSVSIPHAPFYFILGASLAVYGLLLTSQAVLGLASWNTEDPNEPPE
- a CDS encoding IS5 family transposase, which gives rise to MSGHFKPHTVQMSFGQHYIDAAAARRSFYVELNKVMNWETMRHQLVEDYPVGKRVRGQKAYGPLLLFKMLLVGQWHKLSDRELELYVWDTLSARHFCGLAIEDTVPDHSTISRFRTRLVSVGAWDRLLETVNDQLRARGMAVTVGAIVDTSLTESPYSPKGGGRMAVAEDRTERDPEEVRDEVVYHATKQQTHPNADHDGRWVRKRNKIIYGYKKHVATDEAGMILAVHTTPANEHDSRGLVPLIQKVDTPHRQEVLADKGYKSKANDEFLVACGSRSRIMHKGYRNRPMTAVQAAQNREISRKRWVVERTFGSLKRWFDSGSTQLKGLQKVHAEHVMEAIAHNLKRFPRIAMSPG
- a CDS encoding TonB-dependent receptor; this translates as MMNKLYTPVLILLLSTSLASAQSVISGRVSNEDGEALSGANILIESLEIGTSTDFEGNYSLQVPSTHLGQILILTARFVGYRNQTREITVEGDTMTVDFVLRTDLLQLDDLVVMSRNREELLQDVPLAISAFSGRDLESRQIETTDRLGQIIPNLIYNHSGALAGTKSAAQIYIRGVGQRDYLPVTDPGVALYVDGIYMPRTVGAILDLVDLERVEVLRGPQGTLFGRNAVGGAISVHSRRPDAEAQKSIRAQFGDDRMINLTASANGALKDGLFGGIVLALRNREGYVKRVHDGLDMGNDNLLAARSTIMWHPSETLEIFATGDYSRRRENGAPTVNGGVNDKQAFATMGNVALPGCTAIRINPNFPESGPPTFPPPGNGANGAEGCYGPDSFAGEYVSEGTFPVFSDIDAWGASAQISWSIGKQITLLSLTGYRGLDMVISRDADNTPANILQNENVVKSSQLSQEIRLSGVGLNNRMHWQTGLYLADEVGFSRTSLVLPTGSFDSNWDLGYTSIAGFAQATTNLIAGLSLTAGARYTRDYKSVLPDVFALGDASQGRRSIHAPTWPLLKGIYRPITGAMNPGDRMLPNRKFTRDFDALTAMANLAYKFSDNMMAYVSFTEGFKSGGFDARVPTPPPGFEANSPDAMPTDYEPETLDSYEVGIKSNTSDGRLKLNLTLFRAEYEDVQVIIRQSINPITVNGGSADLQGIELEGAWAPVGGWTLVANLGFLDAEYDELSTDVLESNTPVLPGSRLPKTPRATHSLEIGRTLDIRNLTVVPKINWTYMASQYHDAVNTPQLFQEGYHLLNASISFATADGKWEVVSAFRNLTDERYLLTGTSAWGTAAAYIEHVYGRPFEWSISAKRLW
- a CDS encoding carbohydrate binding family 9 domain-containing protein; translation: MRRIFFHIGNRIQMRSPKLYSLLWAAMIGNALFQLSPMQTWAQSPETDLPPLILSRLTGPIEVDGFVNDPAWEEVDSLPLVMYSPVFMGNMSERTNIRVAYDDKYMYLGAVLYDSDPDGIRANSMYRDRYSGDDTVALILDTFNDRQNGLWFTTTPNNVRIDMAISNDLDSGGRSPFGTVINMSWDTFWDSATQRTDYGWSVEMRIPFTSLGFQSVDGLVEMGMSVTRRISRKNEIHEFPATPPNWDRGYAKPSRFRRIHLRDVDVGRPLYITPYVASGMEKYSTLSDDETRYDQPSNWTGDVGGDVKYNLTNNLTLDLTVNTDFAQVEADDQQVNLTRFSLFFPEKRRFFQERSGIFEYRTVGRSDRLFNTRQIGLYEGETVPIYGGARLVGRVGEWDIGVINMQAAAAHGNPSENFGIYRLRKQVFNPNSYAGGIATTRLGSKGNRNIVYGLDSQIKVGANEYLDLKWAQTFDEGSSRNDPRANGFARIQIQRRTEVGFSYRLSTAWGGTEFEPGVGFVSRTGFVQPFILAGYGWFASERSKIQFVRPQVLFVQFLRDSDGSLETQIAWLDWSLDMKSGDSHTFQLEVQKDNLTEPAELPEDTEIPAGRYTFYGFNWDYMMRFGRLWRINASTEFGQFYDGSNIQIELEPTWNLSRYLEFGGTYQFNRVRFPDRDQEFFVHLARIRTQISFSTAASISAFLQYSTAADVVSANVRFRYNFREGNDLWLVYNEGRNTDRMGENPVLPVLDSRTLFLKYTYTFIR